ATAGATGTTTCAAGTAATGTATGTGTTATTGTAGAAGCTCTTGCTTGAAGTTTATCCTAACACTGTAATAGTCATCTATTTTCAAGTAGAGAGGGGTGAAACATCTGGTGAGAGTAGCAAAAAGTCATAATTTAAAGGTTTTACCTGAGCTTAGGCGTGGGATAACGAACTAGATTTATGTGGTAGCTTCATAAACTGTCATAGTTCTACAATAACACATATATTTAGATGGTCTGAGTCTATAGTTATATTTTGATCTTGATGTGGTGTGAATTCATGATagataatatttgaaatgtttagttatgaaaattatgtttaattccTTGAAATTAGTTTATCCTTGTTGTGTTCTcttgtttgttttatgtttttttgatCACCTGAACAGTGAAAGAAGAGGTGAATGATGTTTCCTTGGGGTGGACTTTAGAtagtaattatatttcttttagttgtttctttttagttaataattttgaagaaataatgattttataagTGATGTTTGATTTATAGTTATATCTAAATAACTATAAGATTGTCAATTGTTTTACTATATTAAATGTGTGATATTTtctaaatagtatttttaaactattttaatagaatattacAAACACATgcaaatgtttatttttcttattaaaaaaagtagtaaaattacaattataaaaataattatgtctgcatttttctcttctccttttgtaTGTTGAGAGAAGATTTGACGTTAACTAATGTTATTTCCTTTTTTGATGAAGCTCTTAATAActtgagtttattttaaaacaaaagtacTTATATTATCTCAAAGAATCTTTAAAAGCATTTCATgatatatttacaatttattttaatattttattcataaaagcaatatataatttaggtttaataggttcagagGTCCTATATTTGggagtttgtttcaattgggtcctccaattttgaaagtgatcaattaggtccctaattttgtcaatttgaatcaataaaaatctttccgttaaatgcagttaacgccgtgaagtttttgcacatgtggcacgctgatgcttccaggtggcatcgtttcaagtgcataggtggattataaaaaggtgaaattctttttaatttagggatttcaccttcaaatacacccttagggatttcaccttcaaatacacccttttaatttaggggtttcacccttttataatccacctatgcacttgaaacgatgccacctggaagcgtcagcgtgccacatgttcaaaaacttcatagcgttaactgcatttaacagaaagacttttattgattcaaattgacaaaattaagaACCTAATtaatcacttcaaaaattggaggacccaattgaaacaaacttttaaatatagggacctccaaacctattaaacctataatttatactgattaaaaataacatatataaataattgcttaataaattaaagtggtaatataaaaatacagaATAATATAATATCGCGGTAGACTCGAGTACCTATCATTATACGGTGCCGTGTGGtccatgtttctttcttttcaatcttTCTACGATTTTACATATAGCGAGTCTCTATTATTGTTCTGCCACGTATCATGGTTTGACACATGTCACGAGAAGGGTCGCACACGTGTAACTTTTATTCCATCGATCATTATTTTTAGTGGGACCTTGTTTAGATTATtacttttgatttatttattttttgcttaTAATGATTCTTACtacttttgttttctctgtCACCCACGAACGTCGGAATTTTCTTACACATTTTGCGCATATTTCGGATTCAATAATCCTAACATGACACCcatgtttttggttttgttgttgctaaatatgaatatatttttttcgtaaatttaaaaattaaattaatttattgtcctagatttaattaattttcattaaagtttgtaaatttAGAAGATTCATTTGTGagttttagaagaaaaagaaaaaaaaggaaaccgCCTTAGACATAgcatatgatatattttatccGTTTTTGAGATAAGTCTAACTTGTTGAGCATAAACATCTCATACGAACATTCAATGGTGTACAAATTTTGTTCGTTTTGAAAATGGTTGCATCAGATCATGTGCTTCCATCTAGTTAAAACTTAGCTTCTCTTTTAAGGGACATTACTTTCATTCATGCTTTTTACACATGCCATGCAGCGTTATGAATTTTAGGTCATTTAACAGTTTTACattgaatgtaaaaataaataagtataaatattaatgattttttagttgaaagtgatattctaatattttatatagatttatcagtgtcaattttttttttttttataaaaactcttaataatattaaatttataggGTAAATTGGATTATGTCAATTCTTTCTCGGGGCCTTATggaagaaataattttttgggCTAAAGGTCAGATTGGCAAaatgtttgttgaaatgttctTTTTATACCCCCATAATTTCTTAATGTTCCTGTTGAAATACACGTAATTATGGCCATCTCAGCACCTAGTAGTTGTCAACTGTTTTTGTGTCCAAATTCCAAAGTTTTTGTAGCTTATAAAGTTATCAAAATGGGCTCTTTGTTTTGTTGTCTAAAGGAAACTTCTTAATACACCTCCCTTTTTTCTTCCTGCATTCCATTAATACACCTCCCTTTTTTCTTCCTGCATCTcataaaattgagtttatttaatgAATGTGAACAAACATAGGCCaagtgaaaataatatatacattagATGGaagaattaaatcattttaatagcgttaaagacaaaaaaaaagacaaatcaAGAAGCCTAAAATGTATACATTTTGACAGTttcattttcctaaaaaaaaaaagaatctttAAAGCTTCTTTCACATTTGAACTTTCTAGAAAATCCTTTTGCATTCTTTATAAAGAGCTTTTTTCTCAattgaatagtaaaaaaatagtaaattgtTAGATGAACACCCTAGTTGCTAAATTGTTAGATCACAAGactaaaagagaaaagatgCTGACAAATTTATGTTCGATCAATTAAACTATTAAACTTATTCTTAATTACAACCAAATCCTTTGCCAAAGCCAAAACCAATAACAgcaatacaaatttaataaatttatatcaataaaaaaaccatttcaatgtatatataataaataaatataaacgtTTTAGAATTAAACAATTactttttgaagaaatattcattaaatatgttataaattaaaaattaacattatatttgAAACGTTAATAAGTGATGGGAaggagaaataaaaatgaatgtgTTTAAAAGATGAGAGTAGTTAAGAAGAATGCTTTTATAGGAAAAAAAGTTGGAATGTTTTTTTGGGGTGTGTGAGGTGTTTTGAAAAGCAAGAAAGGTTGACATGGGTGGGATATTGTAGTGAGAGATTTTCCATTAACtcttaacaaataatttaaaattaatgctAAACAAGTAATTAGCAGGCAGTTTAAGAAAGAGCTTgtagatttttaaaaattgaaaactagtAGTAATTATGTTTGGTAGTATTGAATAGATCGcagaaagaaagatagaaatTATTAACATTCATTGATGGGTTGAAGAAGATGGAATATgtgaaaaagtaataataataataataatggaagCAAAAACATAAACAATCCACATCATGATTGCATCACTTCTCCAGTGCTCATCTCATCATTCACAGCTTGCAATATGCAATTTGCATgctcacacactcaaacactAACACTCACTCACAACCTCACTTCACTCTCTCATCTCAATTCAATTCAACACAGAACAGAACAgaacacaacaaacaaaacaaccaCTAACTAACACCGCAGACCACCGTCCAATTTCTCAATCCGGCAACACTGCTCAACACAATGCGTTCTCGATCTCATTATGGATTTTCGATTACCCAAAATGCCCTCGCGCTGCTTTATTTATTCTGCATCTTCACCAACCCACCTGCGTCCACGGCTCTCAACTTCACCGCGCTGCTCTCCACCGTCCCTGACCTCTCCCAATTCACCGCGCTCCTTGCCTCCGCAACGCCTATAACGGCGGATCTCTCCGACCGCTCCTCCCTCTCCATCCTCGCCGTCCCCAACGCCTATCTCGCCGCCGATGACCACCTCGCCCGCCACCACCTCTCCCCCGCTGCCCTCGCCGATGTCCTCCGCTACCACGTCCTCCTCCAGTTCCTCTCCTGGTCCGACCTCCGCGCCCTCCCCCCCGCCGGGAAACTCGTCACCACTCTCCTCCAGACAACCGGACGCGCCACCGACAACTTCGGTTCCGTGAACCTCACGCGCGACCCCCAATCCGGCCTCGTCTCGATCCGCTCCCCCGCCCCGTACTCCCCCTCAAACGTCACCGTTTTGTCCCTCGTCAAAACCCTACCCTACAATGTCACCATCTTCGCCGTCAATTCCCTCCTCATCCCCTACGGCCTTGACCTCATGGCGTCCGAAACCCGCCCCAACATCGTCCTCAACATCACCAAAGCCCTAATCGACGGCCACAACTTCAACGTCGCCGCCTCAATGCTCGCGGCCTCCGGCGTAGTTCAGGTAGTGTTGGTGATTCAGATACTGAGTTTGAATTTCATTACTTAGTTTTTACGATGTTACTGATGTGAAACTCTCTATCATATGTACATTATTTCGACTTTGACATTTAACTAACTgtttaatttccaattttagGAATTTGAGGCTGATGAGGGTGGTGCTGGAATCACTCTTTTCGTACCGGTGGATGATGCCTTTGCTGATCTTCCACCCTCTGTGGCCCTTCAGTCTCTACCTGCAGATAAAAAAGGGGTGGTTCTTAAATTCCATGTCCTCCATTCCTATTACCCTCTTGGCTCGCTTGAATCGGTTGTTAACCCCTTCCAACCCACCCTCGCCACTGAGGCCATGGGTGCTGGTAGTTTCACACTCAACATTTCGCGTGTGAATGGCTCTGTTGCCATCAACACCGGCATTGTACAGGCCTCAG
This DNA window, taken from Vigna radiata var. radiata cultivar VC1973A chromosome 5, Vradiata_ver6, whole genome shotgun sequence, encodes the following:
- the LOC106762328 gene encoding fasciclin-like arabinogalactan protein 4 isoform X1 → MRSRSHYGFSITQNALALLYLFCIFTNPPASTALNFTALLSTVPDLSQFTALLASATPITADLSDRSSLSILAVPNAYLAADDHLARHHLSPAALADVLRYHVLLQFLSWSDLRALPPAGKLVTTLLQTTGRATDNFGSVNLTRDPQSGLVSIRSPAPYSPSNVTVLSLVKTLPYNVTIFAVNSLLIPYGLDLMASETRPNIVLNITKALIDGHNFNVAASMLAASGVVQEFEADEGGAGITLFVPVDDAFADLPPSVALQSLPADKKGVVLKFHVLHSYYPLGSLESVVNPFQPTLATEAMGAGSFTLNISRVNGSVAINTGIVQASVTQTVFDQNPVAIFGVSKVLLPREIFGRNPMVTAKPLEGAPPPDEDTLSPENSPGFGGQPSHLSSPPGFREDVRSHGGGCALQSSKFRLVQEFVLVASYCYLTPR
- the LOC106762328 gene encoding fasciclin-like arabinogalactan protein 4 isoform X2 is translated as MRSRSHYGFSITQNALALLYLFCIFTNPPASTALNFTALLSTVPDLSQFTALLASATPITADLSDRSSLSILAVPNAYLAADDHLARHHLSPAALADVLRYHVLLQFLSWSDLRALPPAGKLVTTLLQTTGRATDNFGSVNLTRDPQSGLVSIRSPAPYSPSNVTVLSLVKTLPYNVTIFAVNSLLIPYGLDLMASETRPNIVLNITKALIDGHNFNVAASMLAASGVVQEFEADEGGAGITLFVPVDDAFADLPPSVALQSLPADKKGVVLKFHVLHSYYPLGSLESVVNPFQPTLATEAMGAGSFTLNISRVNGSVAINTGIVQASVTQTVFDQNPVAIFGVSKVLLPREIFGRNPMVTAKPLEGAPPPDEDTLSPENSPGFGGQPSHLSSPPGFREDVRSHGGGIGLSFAVVFCCIGLYLVV